Proteins from a single region of Ziziphus jujuba cultivar Dongzao chromosome 1, ASM3175591v1:
- the LOC107424792 gene encoding proline--tRNA ligase, cytoplasmic isoform X4, which produces MAGGQTKKAGGEGKKGGGETKKGNANAGGGGKKKEVKKETGLGLSYKKDENFGEWYSEEFFDAEIKKLKIKNCYFPLFVSPTVLQKEKEHVEGFAPEVAWVTKSGQSDLEVPIAIRPTSETVMYPYYSKWIRGHRDLPLKLNQWCNVVRWEFSNPTPFIRSREFLWQEGHTAFATKAEADEEVLDILELYRRVYEEYLAIPVIKGKKSELEKFAGGLYTTSVEAFIPNTGRGIQGATSHCLGQNFAKMFEINFEDEKGEKAMVWQNSWAYSTRTIGVMVMVHGDDKGLVLPPKVAAVQVIVIPVPFKDADTQGIFDACTSTVNTLTEAGIHAEADLRDNYSPGWKYSHWELKGVPLRIEIGPRDLANSQVRVVRRDNSAKVDIPMASLVEQVKDLLVTIQKSLYDVATQKRDACIQKVTTWDEFIEALGQKKLILAPWCDEEEVEKDVKARTKGEMGACKTLCTPFEQPDLPEGTLCFASGKPAKKWSYWGRSY; this is translated from the exons ATGGCTGGTGGACAGACGAAAAAGGCTGGAGGAGAAGGGAAAAAGGGCGGTGGAGAGACGAAAAAGGGTAATGCCAATGCAGGTGGCG GGGGTAAAAAGAAGGAGGTTAAGAAAGAGACTGGATTGGGACTTTCCTACAAGAAGGATGAGAACTTTGGAGAATGGTACTCTGAG GAATTTTTTGATGCTGAGATCAAGAAACTGAAGATCAAGAACTGTTACTTCCCACTTTTTGTATCTCCCACTGTTTTGCAGAAGGAGAAGGAACATGTAGAGGGTTTTGCACCAGAG GTCGCTTGGGTAACTAAATCTGGGCAATCTGATCTTGAAGTGCCAATAGCAATTCGCCCAACTAGTGAGACTGTAATGTATCCTTACTATTCTAAGTGGATCAGGGGACACCGTGATCTTCCTTTAAAACTTAACCAGTGGTGCAATGTTGTTCGGTGGGAGTTCAGCAATCCTACTCCATTCATCAG GAGTCGTGAGTTCCTTTGGCAAGAAGGGCATACTGCTTTTGCAACAAAGGCAGAAGCAGATGAAGAG GTTCTTGATATTTTGGAATTGTACAGACGGGTATATGAAGAATACTTGGCTATTCCTGTTATCAAGGGCAAGAAGAGTGAATTGGAGAAGTTTGCTGGTGGACTTTACACAACAAGTGTTGAG GCATTTATTCCAAATACTGGTCGTGGCATTCAAGGTGCAACTTCACATTGTCTGGgtcaaaattttgcaaaaatgtttgaGATTAACTTTGAGGATGAGAAAGGAGAGAAGGCCATGGTCTGGCAGAACTCATGGGCCTATAGCACACGAACG ATCGGGGTCATGGTAATGGTTCATGGGGATGATAAAGGCCTGGTGCTGCCACCTAAAGTAGCTGCGGTCCAAGTTATTGTCATTCCTGTGCCATTCAAAGATGCTGATACTCAAGGAATTTTTGATGCCTGTACTAGTACTGTGAACACCTTGACTGAAGCAGGTATTCATGCTGAGGCAGATCTTAGGGACAACTACTCTCCTGGTTGGAAGTACTCGCATTGGGAGTTGAAAGGGGTTCCTCTAAGAATTGAAATTGGACCCAGGGACTTGGCTAATAGTCAG GTACGTGTTGTTCGCCGTGACAATTCAGCAAAAGTAGATATACCAATGGCAAGCTTAGTTGAGCAAGTAAAGGATCTGCTGGTCACCATTCAAAAGAGCCTGTATGATGTTGCCACACAGAAACGAGATGCTTGCATTCAGAAGGTTACGACATGGGATGAATTTATTGAAGCACTTGGGCAAAAGAAGCTGATCTTAGCTCCTTGGTGTGATGAGGAG GAGGTTGAGAAGGATGTGAAAGCAAGGACAAAGGGCGAGATGGGAGCATGTAAGACTCTCTGTACACCATTTGAGCAGCCAGATCTTCCTGAAG GTACACTGTGCTTTGCATCTGGGAAGCCTGCAAAGAAGTGGAGCTACTGGGGCAGGAGTTACTAG
- the LOC107424792 gene encoding proline--tRNA ligase, cytoplasmic isoform X1, with protein sequence MAGGQTKKAGGEGKKGGGETKKGNANAGGGGKKKEVKKETGLGLSYKKDENFGEWYSEVVVHGEMIEYYDISGCYILRPWTMSIWEAMQEFFDAEIKKLKIKNCYFPLFVSPTVLQKEKEHVEGFAPEVAWVTKSGQSDLEVPIAIRPTSETVMYPYYSKWIRGHRDLPLKLNQWCNVVRWEFSNPTPFIRSREFLWQEGHTAFATKAEADEEVLDILELYRRVYEEYLAIPVIKGKKSELEKFAGGLYTTSVEAFIPNTGRGIQGATSHCLGQNFAKMFEINFEDEKGEKAMVWQNSWAYSTRTIGVMVMVHGDDKGLVLPPKVAAVQVIVIPVPFKDADTQGIFDACTSTVNTLTEAGIHAEADLRDNYSPGWKYSHWELKGVPLRIEIGPRDLANSQVRVVRRDNSAKVDIPMASLVEQVKDLLVTIQKSLYDVATQKRDACIQKVTTWDEFIEALGQKKLILAPWCDEEEVEKDVKARTKGEMGACKTLCTPFEQPDLPEGTLCFASGKPAKKWSYWGRSY encoded by the exons ATGGCTGGTGGACAGACGAAAAAGGCTGGAGGAGAAGGGAAAAAGGGCGGTGGAGAGACGAAAAAGGGTAATGCCAATGCAGGTGGCG GGGGTAAAAAGAAGGAGGTTAAGAAAGAGACTGGATTGGGACTTTCCTACAAGAAGGATGAGAACTTTGGAGAATGGTACTCTGAG GTAGTTGTGCATGGGGAAATGATTGAATACTATGATATTTCTGGCTGTTATATTTTGAGGCCTTGGACGATGTCAATCTGGGAGGCAATGCAA GAATTTTTTGATGCTGAGATCAAGAAACTGAAGATCAAGAACTGTTACTTCCCACTTTTTGTATCTCCCACTGTTTTGCAGAAGGAGAAGGAACATGTAGAGGGTTTTGCACCAGAG GTCGCTTGGGTAACTAAATCTGGGCAATCTGATCTTGAAGTGCCAATAGCAATTCGCCCAACTAGTGAGACTGTAATGTATCCTTACTATTCTAAGTGGATCAGGGGACACCGTGATCTTCCTTTAAAACTTAACCAGTGGTGCAATGTTGTTCGGTGGGAGTTCAGCAATCCTACTCCATTCATCAG GAGTCGTGAGTTCCTTTGGCAAGAAGGGCATACTGCTTTTGCAACAAAGGCAGAAGCAGATGAAGAG GTTCTTGATATTTTGGAATTGTACAGACGGGTATATGAAGAATACTTGGCTATTCCTGTTATCAAGGGCAAGAAGAGTGAATTGGAGAAGTTTGCTGGTGGACTTTACACAACAAGTGTTGAG GCATTTATTCCAAATACTGGTCGTGGCATTCAAGGTGCAACTTCACATTGTCTGGgtcaaaattttgcaaaaatgtttgaGATTAACTTTGAGGATGAGAAAGGAGAGAAGGCCATGGTCTGGCAGAACTCATGGGCCTATAGCACACGAACG ATCGGGGTCATGGTAATGGTTCATGGGGATGATAAAGGCCTGGTGCTGCCACCTAAAGTAGCTGCGGTCCAAGTTATTGTCATTCCTGTGCCATTCAAAGATGCTGATACTCAAGGAATTTTTGATGCCTGTACTAGTACTGTGAACACCTTGACTGAAGCAGGTATTCATGCTGAGGCAGATCTTAGGGACAACTACTCTCCTGGTTGGAAGTACTCGCATTGGGAGTTGAAAGGGGTTCCTCTAAGAATTGAAATTGGACCCAGGGACTTGGCTAATAGTCAG GTACGTGTTGTTCGCCGTGACAATTCAGCAAAAGTAGATATACCAATGGCAAGCTTAGTTGAGCAAGTAAAGGATCTGCTGGTCACCATTCAAAAGAGCCTGTATGATGTTGCCACACAGAAACGAGATGCTTGCATTCAGAAGGTTACGACATGGGATGAATTTATTGAAGCACTTGGGCAAAAGAAGCTGATCTTAGCTCCTTGGTGTGATGAGGAG GAGGTTGAGAAGGATGTGAAAGCAAGGACAAAGGGCGAGATGGGAGCATGTAAGACTCTCTGTACACCATTTGAGCAGCCAGATCTTCCTGAAG GTACACTGTGCTTTGCATCTGGGAAGCCTGCAAAGAAGTGGAGCTACTGGGGCAGGAGTTACTAG
- the LOC107424792 gene encoding proline--tRNA ligase, cytoplasmic isoform X5, producing MAGGQTKKAGGEGKKGGGETKKGNANAGGKKKEVKKETGLGLSYKKDENFGEWYSEEFFDAEIKKLKIKNCYFPLFVSPTVLQKEKEHVEGFAPEVAWVTKSGQSDLEVPIAIRPTSETVMYPYYSKWIRGHRDLPLKLNQWCNVVRWEFSNPTPFIRSREFLWQEGHTAFATKAEADEEVLDILELYRRVYEEYLAIPVIKGKKSELEKFAGGLYTTSVEAFIPNTGRGIQGATSHCLGQNFAKMFEINFEDEKGEKAMVWQNSWAYSTRTIGVMVMVHGDDKGLVLPPKVAAVQVIVIPVPFKDADTQGIFDACTSTVNTLTEAGIHAEADLRDNYSPGWKYSHWELKGVPLRIEIGPRDLANSQVRVVRRDNSAKVDIPMASLVEQVKDLLVTIQKSLYDVATQKRDACIQKVTTWDEFIEALGQKKLILAPWCDEEEVEKDVKARTKGEMGACKTLCTPFEQPDLPEGTLCFASGKPAKKWSYWGRSY from the exons ATGGCTGGTGGACAGACGAAAAAGGCTGGAGGAGAAGGGAAAAAGGGCGGTGGAGAGACGAAAAAGGGTAATGCCAATGCAG GGGGTAAAAAGAAGGAGGTTAAGAAAGAGACTGGATTGGGACTTTCCTACAAGAAGGATGAGAACTTTGGAGAATGGTACTCTGAG GAATTTTTTGATGCTGAGATCAAGAAACTGAAGATCAAGAACTGTTACTTCCCACTTTTTGTATCTCCCACTGTTTTGCAGAAGGAGAAGGAACATGTAGAGGGTTTTGCACCAGAG GTCGCTTGGGTAACTAAATCTGGGCAATCTGATCTTGAAGTGCCAATAGCAATTCGCCCAACTAGTGAGACTGTAATGTATCCTTACTATTCTAAGTGGATCAGGGGACACCGTGATCTTCCTTTAAAACTTAACCAGTGGTGCAATGTTGTTCGGTGGGAGTTCAGCAATCCTACTCCATTCATCAG GAGTCGTGAGTTCCTTTGGCAAGAAGGGCATACTGCTTTTGCAACAAAGGCAGAAGCAGATGAAGAG GTTCTTGATATTTTGGAATTGTACAGACGGGTATATGAAGAATACTTGGCTATTCCTGTTATCAAGGGCAAGAAGAGTGAATTGGAGAAGTTTGCTGGTGGACTTTACACAACAAGTGTTGAG GCATTTATTCCAAATACTGGTCGTGGCATTCAAGGTGCAACTTCACATTGTCTGGgtcaaaattttgcaaaaatgtttgaGATTAACTTTGAGGATGAGAAAGGAGAGAAGGCCATGGTCTGGCAGAACTCATGGGCCTATAGCACACGAACG ATCGGGGTCATGGTAATGGTTCATGGGGATGATAAAGGCCTGGTGCTGCCACCTAAAGTAGCTGCGGTCCAAGTTATTGTCATTCCTGTGCCATTCAAAGATGCTGATACTCAAGGAATTTTTGATGCCTGTACTAGTACTGTGAACACCTTGACTGAAGCAGGTATTCATGCTGAGGCAGATCTTAGGGACAACTACTCTCCTGGTTGGAAGTACTCGCATTGGGAGTTGAAAGGGGTTCCTCTAAGAATTGAAATTGGACCCAGGGACTTGGCTAATAGTCAG GTACGTGTTGTTCGCCGTGACAATTCAGCAAAAGTAGATATACCAATGGCAAGCTTAGTTGAGCAAGTAAAGGATCTGCTGGTCACCATTCAAAAGAGCCTGTATGATGTTGCCACACAGAAACGAGATGCTTGCATTCAGAAGGTTACGACATGGGATGAATTTATTGAAGCACTTGGGCAAAAGAAGCTGATCTTAGCTCCTTGGTGTGATGAGGAG GAGGTTGAGAAGGATGTGAAAGCAAGGACAAAGGGCGAGATGGGAGCATGTAAGACTCTCTGTACACCATTTGAGCAGCCAGATCTTCCTGAAG GTACACTGTGCTTTGCATCTGGGAAGCCTGCAAAGAAGTGGAGCTACTGGGGCAGGAGTTACTAG
- the LOC107424792 gene encoding proline--tRNA ligase, cytoplasmic isoform X2 — MAGGQTKKAGGEGKKGGGETKKGNANAGGKKKEVKKETGLGLSYKKDENFGEWYSEVVVHGEMIEYYDISGCYILRPWTMSIWEAMQEFFDAEIKKLKIKNCYFPLFVSPTVLQKEKEHVEGFAPEVAWVTKSGQSDLEVPIAIRPTSETVMYPYYSKWIRGHRDLPLKLNQWCNVVRWEFSNPTPFIRSREFLWQEGHTAFATKAEADEEVLDILELYRRVYEEYLAIPVIKGKKSELEKFAGGLYTTSVEAFIPNTGRGIQGATSHCLGQNFAKMFEINFEDEKGEKAMVWQNSWAYSTRTIGVMVMVHGDDKGLVLPPKVAAVQVIVIPVPFKDADTQGIFDACTSTVNTLTEAGIHAEADLRDNYSPGWKYSHWELKGVPLRIEIGPRDLANSQVRVVRRDNSAKVDIPMASLVEQVKDLLVTIQKSLYDVATQKRDACIQKVTTWDEFIEALGQKKLILAPWCDEEEVEKDVKARTKGEMGACKTLCTPFEQPDLPEGTLCFASGKPAKKWSYWGRSY; from the exons ATGGCTGGTGGACAGACGAAAAAGGCTGGAGGAGAAGGGAAAAAGGGCGGTGGAGAGACGAAAAAGGGTAATGCCAATGCAG GGGGTAAAAAGAAGGAGGTTAAGAAAGAGACTGGATTGGGACTTTCCTACAAGAAGGATGAGAACTTTGGAGAATGGTACTCTGAG GTAGTTGTGCATGGGGAAATGATTGAATACTATGATATTTCTGGCTGTTATATTTTGAGGCCTTGGACGATGTCAATCTGGGAGGCAATGCAA GAATTTTTTGATGCTGAGATCAAGAAACTGAAGATCAAGAACTGTTACTTCCCACTTTTTGTATCTCCCACTGTTTTGCAGAAGGAGAAGGAACATGTAGAGGGTTTTGCACCAGAG GTCGCTTGGGTAACTAAATCTGGGCAATCTGATCTTGAAGTGCCAATAGCAATTCGCCCAACTAGTGAGACTGTAATGTATCCTTACTATTCTAAGTGGATCAGGGGACACCGTGATCTTCCTTTAAAACTTAACCAGTGGTGCAATGTTGTTCGGTGGGAGTTCAGCAATCCTACTCCATTCATCAG GAGTCGTGAGTTCCTTTGGCAAGAAGGGCATACTGCTTTTGCAACAAAGGCAGAAGCAGATGAAGAG GTTCTTGATATTTTGGAATTGTACAGACGGGTATATGAAGAATACTTGGCTATTCCTGTTATCAAGGGCAAGAAGAGTGAATTGGAGAAGTTTGCTGGTGGACTTTACACAACAAGTGTTGAG GCATTTATTCCAAATACTGGTCGTGGCATTCAAGGTGCAACTTCACATTGTCTGGgtcaaaattttgcaaaaatgtttgaGATTAACTTTGAGGATGAGAAAGGAGAGAAGGCCATGGTCTGGCAGAACTCATGGGCCTATAGCACACGAACG ATCGGGGTCATGGTAATGGTTCATGGGGATGATAAAGGCCTGGTGCTGCCACCTAAAGTAGCTGCGGTCCAAGTTATTGTCATTCCTGTGCCATTCAAAGATGCTGATACTCAAGGAATTTTTGATGCCTGTACTAGTACTGTGAACACCTTGACTGAAGCAGGTATTCATGCTGAGGCAGATCTTAGGGACAACTACTCTCCTGGTTGGAAGTACTCGCATTGGGAGTTGAAAGGGGTTCCTCTAAGAATTGAAATTGGACCCAGGGACTTGGCTAATAGTCAG GTACGTGTTGTTCGCCGTGACAATTCAGCAAAAGTAGATATACCAATGGCAAGCTTAGTTGAGCAAGTAAAGGATCTGCTGGTCACCATTCAAAAGAGCCTGTATGATGTTGCCACACAGAAACGAGATGCTTGCATTCAGAAGGTTACGACATGGGATGAATTTATTGAAGCACTTGGGCAAAAGAAGCTGATCTTAGCTCCTTGGTGTGATGAGGAG GAGGTTGAGAAGGATGTGAAAGCAAGGACAAAGGGCGAGATGGGAGCATGTAAGACTCTCTGTACACCATTTGAGCAGCCAGATCTTCCTGAAG GTACACTGTGCTTTGCATCTGGGAAGCCTGCAAAGAAGTGGAGCTACTGGGGCAGGAGTTACTAG
- the LOC107424792 gene encoding proline--tRNA ligase, cytoplasmic isoform X6, which produces MAGGQTKKAGGEGKKGGGETKKGGKKKEVKKETGLGLSYKKDENFGEWYSEEFFDAEIKKLKIKNCYFPLFVSPTVLQKEKEHVEGFAPEVAWVTKSGQSDLEVPIAIRPTSETVMYPYYSKWIRGHRDLPLKLNQWCNVVRWEFSNPTPFIRSREFLWQEGHTAFATKAEADEEVLDILELYRRVYEEYLAIPVIKGKKSELEKFAGGLYTTSVEAFIPNTGRGIQGATSHCLGQNFAKMFEINFEDEKGEKAMVWQNSWAYSTRTIGVMVMVHGDDKGLVLPPKVAAVQVIVIPVPFKDADTQGIFDACTSTVNTLTEAGIHAEADLRDNYSPGWKYSHWELKGVPLRIEIGPRDLANSQVRVVRRDNSAKVDIPMASLVEQVKDLLVTIQKSLYDVATQKRDACIQKVTTWDEFIEALGQKKLILAPWCDEEEVEKDVKARTKGEMGACKTLCTPFEQPDLPEGTLCFASGKPAKKWSYWGRSY; this is translated from the exons ATGGCTGGTGGACAGACGAAAAAGGCTGGAGGAGAAGGGAAAAAGGGCGGTGGAGAGACGAAAAAGG GGGGTAAAAAGAAGGAGGTTAAGAAAGAGACTGGATTGGGACTTTCCTACAAGAAGGATGAGAACTTTGGAGAATGGTACTCTGAG GAATTTTTTGATGCTGAGATCAAGAAACTGAAGATCAAGAACTGTTACTTCCCACTTTTTGTATCTCCCACTGTTTTGCAGAAGGAGAAGGAACATGTAGAGGGTTTTGCACCAGAG GTCGCTTGGGTAACTAAATCTGGGCAATCTGATCTTGAAGTGCCAATAGCAATTCGCCCAACTAGTGAGACTGTAATGTATCCTTACTATTCTAAGTGGATCAGGGGACACCGTGATCTTCCTTTAAAACTTAACCAGTGGTGCAATGTTGTTCGGTGGGAGTTCAGCAATCCTACTCCATTCATCAG GAGTCGTGAGTTCCTTTGGCAAGAAGGGCATACTGCTTTTGCAACAAAGGCAGAAGCAGATGAAGAG GTTCTTGATATTTTGGAATTGTACAGACGGGTATATGAAGAATACTTGGCTATTCCTGTTATCAAGGGCAAGAAGAGTGAATTGGAGAAGTTTGCTGGTGGACTTTACACAACAAGTGTTGAG GCATTTATTCCAAATACTGGTCGTGGCATTCAAGGTGCAACTTCACATTGTCTGGgtcaaaattttgcaaaaatgtttgaGATTAACTTTGAGGATGAGAAAGGAGAGAAGGCCATGGTCTGGCAGAACTCATGGGCCTATAGCACACGAACG ATCGGGGTCATGGTAATGGTTCATGGGGATGATAAAGGCCTGGTGCTGCCACCTAAAGTAGCTGCGGTCCAAGTTATTGTCATTCCTGTGCCATTCAAAGATGCTGATACTCAAGGAATTTTTGATGCCTGTACTAGTACTGTGAACACCTTGACTGAAGCAGGTATTCATGCTGAGGCAGATCTTAGGGACAACTACTCTCCTGGTTGGAAGTACTCGCATTGGGAGTTGAAAGGGGTTCCTCTAAGAATTGAAATTGGACCCAGGGACTTGGCTAATAGTCAG GTACGTGTTGTTCGCCGTGACAATTCAGCAAAAGTAGATATACCAATGGCAAGCTTAGTTGAGCAAGTAAAGGATCTGCTGGTCACCATTCAAAAGAGCCTGTATGATGTTGCCACACAGAAACGAGATGCTTGCATTCAGAAGGTTACGACATGGGATGAATTTATTGAAGCACTTGGGCAAAAGAAGCTGATCTTAGCTCCTTGGTGTGATGAGGAG GAGGTTGAGAAGGATGTGAAAGCAAGGACAAAGGGCGAGATGGGAGCATGTAAGACTCTCTGTACACCATTTGAGCAGCCAGATCTTCCTGAAG GTACACTGTGCTTTGCATCTGGGAAGCCTGCAAAGAAGTGGAGCTACTGGGGCAGGAGTTACTAG
- the LOC107424792 gene encoding proline--tRNA ligase, cytoplasmic isoform X3, translated as MAGGQTKKAGGEGKKGGGETKKGGKKKEVKKETGLGLSYKKDENFGEWYSEVVVHGEMIEYYDISGCYILRPWTMSIWEAMQEFFDAEIKKLKIKNCYFPLFVSPTVLQKEKEHVEGFAPEVAWVTKSGQSDLEVPIAIRPTSETVMYPYYSKWIRGHRDLPLKLNQWCNVVRWEFSNPTPFIRSREFLWQEGHTAFATKAEADEEVLDILELYRRVYEEYLAIPVIKGKKSELEKFAGGLYTTSVEAFIPNTGRGIQGATSHCLGQNFAKMFEINFEDEKGEKAMVWQNSWAYSTRTIGVMVMVHGDDKGLVLPPKVAAVQVIVIPVPFKDADTQGIFDACTSTVNTLTEAGIHAEADLRDNYSPGWKYSHWELKGVPLRIEIGPRDLANSQVRVVRRDNSAKVDIPMASLVEQVKDLLVTIQKSLYDVATQKRDACIQKVTTWDEFIEALGQKKLILAPWCDEEEVEKDVKARTKGEMGACKTLCTPFEQPDLPEGTLCFASGKPAKKWSYWGRSY; from the exons ATGGCTGGTGGACAGACGAAAAAGGCTGGAGGAGAAGGGAAAAAGGGCGGTGGAGAGACGAAAAAGG GGGGTAAAAAGAAGGAGGTTAAGAAAGAGACTGGATTGGGACTTTCCTACAAGAAGGATGAGAACTTTGGAGAATGGTACTCTGAG GTAGTTGTGCATGGGGAAATGATTGAATACTATGATATTTCTGGCTGTTATATTTTGAGGCCTTGGACGATGTCAATCTGGGAGGCAATGCAA GAATTTTTTGATGCTGAGATCAAGAAACTGAAGATCAAGAACTGTTACTTCCCACTTTTTGTATCTCCCACTGTTTTGCAGAAGGAGAAGGAACATGTAGAGGGTTTTGCACCAGAG GTCGCTTGGGTAACTAAATCTGGGCAATCTGATCTTGAAGTGCCAATAGCAATTCGCCCAACTAGTGAGACTGTAATGTATCCTTACTATTCTAAGTGGATCAGGGGACACCGTGATCTTCCTTTAAAACTTAACCAGTGGTGCAATGTTGTTCGGTGGGAGTTCAGCAATCCTACTCCATTCATCAG GAGTCGTGAGTTCCTTTGGCAAGAAGGGCATACTGCTTTTGCAACAAAGGCAGAAGCAGATGAAGAG GTTCTTGATATTTTGGAATTGTACAGACGGGTATATGAAGAATACTTGGCTATTCCTGTTATCAAGGGCAAGAAGAGTGAATTGGAGAAGTTTGCTGGTGGACTTTACACAACAAGTGTTGAG GCATTTATTCCAAATACTGGTCGTGGCATTCAAGGTGCAACTTCACATTGTCTGGgtcaaaattttgcaaaaatgtttgaGATTAACTTTGAGGATGAGAAAGGAGAGAAGGCCATGGTCTGGCAGAACTCATGGGCCTATAGCACACGAACG ATCGGGGTCATGGTAATGGTTCATGGGGATGATAAAGGCCTGGTGCTGCCACCTAAAGTAGCTGCGGTCCAAGTTATTGTCATTCCTGTGCCATTCAAAGATGCTGATACTCAAGGAATTTTTGATGCCTGTACTAGTACTGTGAACACCTTGACTGAAGCAGGTATTCATGCTGAGGCAGATCTTAGGGACAACTACTCTCCTGGTTGGAAGTACTCGCATTGGGAGTTGAAAGGGGTTCCTCTAAGAATTGAAATTGGACCCAGGGACTTGGCTAATAGTCAG GTACGTGTTGTTCGCCGTGACAATTCAGCAAAAGTAGATATACCAATGGCAAGCTTAGTTGAGCAAGTAAAGGATCTGCTGGTCACCATTCAAAAGAGCCTGTATGATGTTGCCACACAGAAACGAGATGCTTGCATTCAGAAGGTTACGACATGGGATGAATTTATTGAAGCACTTGGGCAAAAGAAGCTGATCTTAGCTCCTTGGTGTGATGAGGAG GAGGTTGAGAAGGATGTGAAAGCAAGGACAAAGGGCGAGATGGGAGCATGTAAGACTCTCTGTACACCATTTGAGCAGCCAGATCTTCCTGAAG GTACACTGTGCTTTGCATCTGGGAAGCCTGCAAAGAAGTGGAGCTACTGGGGCAGGAGTTACTAG
- the LOC107425558 gene encoding uncharacterized protein LOC107425558, with amino-acid sequence MSKSCKGLAMELVKCLSESDCIKVEKRSFRECAGEKSPSISSECVGLRETYFNCKRGQVDMRARIRGNKGY; translated from the coding sequence ATGTCGAAGTCTTGCAAGGGACTAGCAATGGAATTGGTCAAGTGCCTTAGTGAAAGCGATTGCATTAAGGTTGAAAAGCGGTCATTTAGAGAATGTGCTGGAGAGAAGAGTCCCTCAATATCTAGTGAATGTGTTGGTTTAAGGGAGACATACTTCAATTGCAAGAGAGGCCAGGTTGACATGAGAGCTAGAATACGAGGAAATAAGGGCTATTAA
- the LOC107425149 gene encoding non-specific lipid-transfer protein 8: MKSHNVVAIAAAFVVFLLAVQASEAAISCSDVISNLRPCVSYLVNGSGKPPPACCSGVSAVASAASTSADKKTACNCIKSAAKNVNLNPQLAQALPGNCGVNLPFPVSPNTDCSKIG, translated from the exons ATGAAGTCGCATAACGTTGTAGCAATAGCTGCAGCATTTGTGGTTTTTTTACTTGCTGTTCAAGCTTCAGAGGCTGCAATCTCATGCAGCGATGTAATCAGCAACCTGAGACCTTGCGTGAGCTATCTTGTTAATGGGTCCGGGAAGCCTCCTCCTGCTTGTTGTTCTGGTGTCTCAGCTGTTGCTTCTGCTGCATCAACTTCCGCAGACAAGAAGACTGCTTGTAACTGCATTAAATCAGCTGCCAAGAACGTTAATCTGAATCCTCAGTTGGCTCAGGCTCTTCCTGGAAACTGCGGAGTCAACTTGCCTTTCCCTGTTTCTCCCAACACTGATTGCTCCAA GATTGGTTGA